TCGGTTCGTCCGATCATCATTATAGGCCCCGGGAAAGCGAGCAGCCGTCGCAGCCCCTGCCGCCTTCGGTACAGCTCGGGGAGATCACTGAGGAGGAGCTCAAGCAGTACGATGGATCCGACCCCGCGAAGCCTCTTCTCATGGCCATCAAGGGCCAGATCTACGACGTGTCGCAGAGCAGGTACTATTTTGTACCGAATTTGTAGATTGAATTTGTgggaaatataaatttagcgTATGGATTTGTAGAAATAATGGTATAATTCACTTTTTAGAGCGTTTTTCACTCTTTGGGATTCTTGGTAGTCAAAATTTTAGAAATCTTTTGGGGttttagatttttcttcttttggggGAGCGGAGACGTGTTATTGGTTGTTTTTGTTCAACGGCTTTGGCTTCTGGGTATATGAAAAGTGACCTTTAAAAGGGTTCTGTCgatggtttttttatttattttttaaatcaatgtaTTACGTTTTAGGTTTTAAAAAATTCCATGATCGAGGGTTATTTTTTTCGAGCGTCCTGACGATTCTCCATGAAGACGCATTTTGACTGATTATCGTCTTTGGTAGAAAAGTGTACTTATGTAATTTTAGTTCGTTATTGAACTTTTACCTCGAGGTTCGTATGAAGTTACAGAGGCTTGTTGTTGatatgtcattttttttgtGCTTTGATGATCCATTGTTAATGTGATTAGACTTGTTGGTATGCTAATTTGGTTGTCTAAAAAGAGGTTGTTTCGATATTTATTAGCTTATTCAAATATATGGCAGGTGCTTGATATAGGTTGGATATTCTGAAGTATGAACGGAGGGGTCTTATAACTTGAAACCTTTAGGATTCTCTATACATCACACTGGATGAGAGAGTAATCTGTAGTCCATCATGAACCTACTTTTTAGACAAAAGCTGGGCCAACTTTCATGATTTCCTATCTTATTTGTGTGTTCCCGTCTCTCCCTTGATCGAGTTATGGGTCGAACCAGCCTTTTGCTTTCACCAACTCTTTTCTGCTTTCCCTACAATATGTTTGCTTTTAACTACTTTTTTGTGCCTGTTTTTGTTTGGAATTCTCTTTTCAGTATGTTTCTTTTGAAATCGAGATTTGAGCATCTAATCTAAACCCGTCTTCCTGGTAGGGTATTTTATGGACCTGGTGGACCTTATGCACTGTTTGCTGGAAAGGATGCCAGCAGAGCTCTTGCAAAAATGTCTTTCGAAGAGAAAGATCTGACTGGGGATGTATCTGGTCTCGGTCCATTTGAACTTGACGCTTTGCAGGACTGGGAATACAAGTTTATGAGCAAGTATGTTAAGGTTGGAAGCGTCAAGTCTGCAGTAGTGACGGATGGGGCGCCCACCGAAGAACCTGCAGAATCTAGAGATCGTG
The genomic region above belongs to Carya illinoinensis cultivar Pawnee chromosome 4, C.illinoinensisPawnee_v1, whole genome shotgun sequence and contains:
- the LOC122308024 gene encoding membrane steroid-binding protein 1-like, with protein sequence MALQLWETLKEAIPVYTGLSPATFFTVLALFFAVYYVISGLFGSSDHHYRPRESEQPSQPLPPSVQLGEITEEELKQYDGSDPAKPLLMAIKGQIYDVSQSRVFYGPGGPYALFAGKDASRALAKMSFEEKDLTGDVSGLGPFELDALQDWEYKFMSKYVKVGSVKSAVVTDGAPTEEPAESRDRDVAEPAEDGPSETAAVVTEETPLVADAAKE